TTAGGAATAGTTCGAAAAGCTTCATTAAGTGCGGTTTCCCCTTCGCCGACGGGAAGATTGCGAAATAAATTAAGACCAATAACTTTCGGTTCTTGCTGGTCAATGATTTGCAGTAGTTCAGCTAAAGCTAAATCTGAGAGAGGCCATGTTCCTGACGCTGTTGCCTCGGCCTCATCGATAGTCACCACGACAATCTCAGGATCTTTAACCTCGTAGGAACGCCAAATAAAATACCGATCCCACAGTGACCATTCTGCACCTTGAAAAATCCCAGTTAAGGTTGCTAAGACTGTAAAAATAGACGTACCAATGGCAACCTTCGCAACTTTAAGGATTCCTAGCTTGGAATGAAATGTATGCACTTGATTCGAGGCCATAAAACCAACAAATAACTATAGTTAGGCACAACGAGGTGATTGATGAAGACAAAAGAAGTGCCTAATAATATTATTGAATGCCTCCGAAGGTTAACTAACGAAGTAAAAATATTTTAGCTCTGTTTTTTTTGTTGGTACTGCCTCATGAAAGGCCTAGATGTGCTGAAAAACTGCGCGAGTGTTTTCTGGCTTGGGTGTACCATTTCCCGGGGGGGGATCGAGCACTAATTTTTTAGCGGATATTAGGTCTGTAGCTAAAGGTTGCTGTAACGATGGGGAGGATAGTTGGCTAACTGTTGCAGTTTTGGCAGAGGCTACTGTTCCCGTAGCGCAGACCCCAACAAAAGCGACAAATAAGAGAGTTGTTTTAGTAGCGGTAGATTGAAATCCCTTCATGCTTAAGTCACCCTAGATAGCACACATTACAAATCATTTACATCTATTTTAGGGATTCTAAAAGTACTTGAAAACAGCTGTTTTACTGAATTCTGGGTTTTTCTAGACCTAAGGATTCTCAGTGAAAATACCGAGTTTGTGTGATTGTTTTGTGTTGCGATCTATCTTTTCAATGTTGTTTGTTCTGTTGAAAAGGTGGGGGTTGCCAGAAGAATCGTTCAATGGGCACTATGTAAACGCTTGGTAAAGTTTTACTCGTTGAGGGGGTTTAACTAAGGTTCTGCATATTAATTTGTAATCCAGAACGTGTTGTACCGCTCATGGTGCTGTCGGGCTCTCCTTTTTCACCGGGGTTTAAAGGAACGCTGGCGATCGCCGCCGTTGGTGAAGACAGTGTAGAAGTGGAAAATGTTGTCAGACGTACAGCAAAAGATGTGTTGCCTAAACAAACAGCTGTGAGTAAGAGAAAGAATGTTTGACGGATAAACATAGTGATGTCCTTAATAGGGCAATACCAAAAATGACTGCCGAGATGTACTAAATCCGACCGCAATAAAATTTGCAGATCGTGTTTTTTAGACGTACTTCGCCCGTCTTGATATTTGTATCTTCTCAAGCCTCAAATGGCTTTCGGGAGAAAATCCAAACTTTTATTGATAATGGGTGAATTGTTGGGAGAGTTAGACGTAAGCCGGGTTCTGTTCTTGGGCAATGCCAAGGGCAGTTATCTATCTGGGATGGCTGTTACCAGTCACCTCTAGCGGTTCTCCATCACTGGGTAGGGAAAAGACCAACCTTGTCCCACCGACCTTGCTCCCCACCGGGGTTTACCAAGCCAGTACCTCTCGATACTGCTGGTGCGCTCTTACCGTCACCTTTGCACCCTTACCTTTTCAGGTTTCAGTTATCAGTTATCAGTTATCAGTTATCAATGTTTGTCCCACTGGATTTCCACTGTTCACTGTCCCCTGTTCACTGTTCACTGTTCACTGTTACGGCGGTATGTTTCTGTGGCACTATCCTCACGCTCACGCGCACTGGGGGTTACCCAGCAAGTTTGGTCTTTTGGGAGCCCGGACTTTCCTCGGAGATAGATCCAAATTGCTTTGGTCTATTCTGCAACTGCCGCGCTAACTCTCCTATCTTTTAGTTTAGGGAATTATCTGGAAAATGTTGAGGGTATTCTTGGAATTGGTTGGCGATCGCCGCCCGAACTTTTTCGGCATGGTTGCGTCAGTAGTGCTACTCTCTTCTGCGCTGGCGACTTTGTCCTGAAGCTACTTCTCTAACGTAGGATGTTGAGTTCACTATTTTTCTTTTTAGTAAAAGGTCACGACTGTGATGATCCGCGCAAAGTTGCTTTTTTTCTTTCTTCTCGCGATGGGTTTGACTATTATTCTAAACTCTCCTTTATTTTTTCAAGATGTTCCAGCTGCCAATGCGATGACAAGTCCTGAAACTCATCAGGTGAGGCCGGAGATGCAGCCGGCGGCGGAAAATGCTGCGCTCATGGCTCAGTTTGGGTTGGGTGATATTTTTAAGATTGAGGAGACTATTGATAATCGCATTGACCGATTTGAGTCGAGTATCCGCAGTCGTGTGCCCAATATTTTGCAGCCTTTGCTCCCTGATGATTTGTTGTCTTTGGAAAATCAGCGAATTTTTGAGTTTTCTAATTATTTTGATAAAGAGTTACCGGAGTTTGAGCGGCAGCCGGAGGATATCCAAGACATTTTAGAGCGAATTACGCATGCGACTGGGCAGCGCCATGGGATGGTCTATGTATCTTATCCAGAGGAAGGGGAAGGGTTGAATTTTTTGCTGTTTGCGCCGAATACGCCTCCCCAGACGCTCTATACGGAGGAACGTGGTCACAAGGAAATTACAGCGCTTGTTGACAAGTTTCGGGCAGATTTAGTGATGTCGCTCCGCAGAAAAAATGTGGATTATAAAAAGACTAGCCGCGAACTTTACGATATTGTGATCGCGCCCATTGTGCCCTATCTACAGGCGAGTCAGATTGATAGCCTCATTTTTTCTTTGGATGAAGGTCTCCGGAGTTTGCCGATTGCGGCGCTCTATGATGGCGATCGCTACCTTATTGAAAAGTATAGTTTGGCGGTCGTTCCCAGTTTTTACAACATTAATAGCAGCTACATGTCCTTAAAAAAATCGCCGGTTTTAGCGATGGGGGCGGATAGTTTTAAGGAGCTTGATCCATTGCCGGGTGTCGAAGTGGAAGTTGGGGCGATCGCCAACCTTACCCAAGGCCAGAGCTTTCTCAATGAAACCTTTACGGTAGAAAATCTCAAACAAACTCGTCAAAGCCAGAGATTTCCGATTGTCCATCTGGCAACCCATGCACAATTTAATTCTGGCAAGCCGAAAAAATCTTCGATTTATCTCTGGAATGATGAGCTACGCCTCAGTGAATTAGATAAACTCAATCTCGATAATCCCCCCTTAGATTTACTGGTACTCTCTGCTTGCCAAACGGCCCTGGGTAGTCGCGATGCAGAGCTAGGATTTTCTGGCCTGACCATTGCCTCTGGTGCCACCTCTGCTTTGGGGAGTCTCTGGTCTGTGAGCGATGCCGGTACTTTAGTTCTAATGCAAAATTTTTACCAAAAACTCCAAACAGAACCGACAAAAGCGGCAGCTCTACGCCGTGCCCAGTTGGAAATGTTGCATGGGGATTTACAAATCGTTAACGGACAAGTGCGTTTAGCGTCTGGTCTCTCTGCAAATATCCAAATCTCTGAAAAAGTGGAAGCGGTCACCACGAATGACCTCATGCATCCCTATTATTGGTCTGGTTTTACCCTTGTGGGGCGACCTTGGTAACGGTTCTTTTCGCTTTGTCTTTTTATTGTTTCGTTTCGTCACATCATTTTAAGGGCGATCGCCAAATCTTGTGTACTAGACAGCATGATCCAGAGGTTTCTCCCTAAAAGTGGTGTTAAAATCTATAGCCATAGCTAGGGGTGTCTGTCGCAAGAAATCAGACTGAGATAGTCCCTTAGAACCTGAGACTGGGTAATACCAGCGTAGGGAAGCTGTTTATTAAGGACAATAAGAATATGAGAGCTGATTGGGTTGCCAAACGGCAAGGTCAAGGTAATGTTTCGCAGATGCACTACGCACGCAAAGGCATCATTACCGAAGAAATGGATTATGTTGCAAAGCGGGAAAATCTTCCCGTTGAGTTAATCCGCGATGAAGTCGCCCGTGGACGGATGATTATTCCCGCGAATATCAACCACACCAATCTCGAACCAATGGCGATCGGCATTGCCTCTAAGTGCAAAGTCAACGCCAATATCGGTGCATCCCCCAACTCTTCTGACATCAACGAAGAACTAGAAAAGATGCACCTCGCCGTGAAATATGGCGCAGATACCATCATGGATCTCTCCACTGGTGGCGGGAACCTCGATGAAATTCGTACAGCCATTATTAATGCTTCGCCTGTGCCCATCGGTACTGTGCCGATTTATCAGGCTCTCGAAAGCGTCCATGGCGAAATGTCAAACCTCACCGCCCAGGATTTTCTCCACATCATCGAGAAACATGCCCAGCAAGGTGTGGATTACATGACCATCCACGCGGGTATTCTCATCGAGCACCTGCCCCTCGTGAAAGACCGGATTACTGGCATCGTCTCCCGTGGTGGCGGCATTCTCGCCCGTTGGATGATGCACCACCATAAGCAAAATCCCCTCTATACCCACTACAACGACATCATCGAAATCTTCAAACGCTACGATGTGTCCTTCAGTTTGGGAGATTCCCTGCGTCCCGGTTGTACCCACGATGCCTCTGACGATGCCCAGCTCGCAGAACTCAAAACCCTTGGTCAACTGACTCGCCGCGCTTGGGAACATGATGTTCAAGTGATGGTGGAAGGCCCCGGTCACGTTCCTATGGATCAGATCGAGTTTAATGTCCGCAAGCAAATGGAAGAGTGTTCCGAAGCGCCTTTCTATGTTCTGGGCCCCTTGGTGACTGATATTGCGCCCGGCTATGACCACATCACGTCGGCGATCGGTGCGGCAATGGCTGGTTGGTATGGCACTGCGATGCTTTGCTATGTCACGCCAAAGGAACACCTCGGCCTGCCGAATGCGGAAGATGTCCGCAATGGTTTAATCGCTTACAAGATTGCAGCCCACGCGGCGGATATTGCCCGTCATCGTCCCGGTGCGCGCGACCGCGATGATGAACTGTCGGCAGCTCGTTATAACTTCGATTGGGAGAAGCAGTTTGATCTGTCCCTCGATCCGGAGCGTGCCCGTGAGTACCATGATGAAACTCTACCCGCAGACATCTACAAAACAGCGGAATTCTGTTCGATGTGTGGGCCGAAGTTCTGTCCGATGCAGACCAAAGTTGACGCTGAGATGTTGACTGAACTCGAAAAATTCCTTGCTAGTGATTCTGCGAAAGAAGAACTCGCAAAAGCTTAATCTTCATAAATTGATAGAGGTCATTACATGGTTAATGCCCTCTATTTTTTTACACAATTATGATCATTAAGAAGAAAGGAAAAAGATTGATTGGATAAAATAGCGATCTCTAGAAATGGGGTAAGCATTCGTCTGCCACATGAGCGTTGGCAACATATCATAGAGAGACATGGGGGATTAGATGATAAACAAGATTTTCTCCTAGAGGCGATCGCCAATCCAGACAAAATCATCACGGGAAATGATGGTGCTTTGATGGCAATTAAAGAGTTAGAAGTCGGTAAAGTTTTAGTGGCTGTGTATAAAGAAGAAACGGCAGAAGATGGTTTTGTCATTACAGCATTTCCAACGCGTCGTCTTAACTCGCTAAATCGGAGGATTCAAATATGGCCGTAGTTGAAGAAAGTCTGGACTATCTCAAGTTTGTACCGTTATTGCAAGACTTACCAAAGCGTCCTTTTTTGTTGCTTTACGATGCTGAAGCGGATGTTCTTTATATTGATTTCCATAATCCGCCTATCTCCAGTGATGATACAGAACTCACCGATGATGATGTGGTGATTCGGTATGGCGAAAATGATGAAGTCGTTGGTTTAACTGTTCTCCATGCAGGCGATCGCCCTCTACCCAAACTGGCTTAAGGGATGAAAATTCGGTATTTTCAGGATACAAATACTATCTACCTAGAATTTAATCAGAATCCGATTGAAGAAACTAAAGATGTCAATGAAAATATGTTGGTTGATTTAGATCGAGGTGGAAAAGTTTATGCAATAACTATTGAATATACCCAAACTCCAAGCAACTT
The [Limnothrix rosea] IAM M-220 genome window above contains:
- a CDS encoding CHAT domain-containing protein, with the protein product MTSPETHQVRPEMQPAAENAALMAQFGLGDIFKIEETIDNRIDRFESSIRSRVPNILQPLLPDDLLSLENQRIFEFSNYFDKELPEFERQPEDIQDILERITHATGQRHGMVYVSYPEEGEGLNFLLFAPNTPPQTLYTEERGHKEITALVDKFRADLVMSLRRKNVDYKKTSRELYDIVIAPIVPYLQASQIDSLIFSLDEGLRSLPIAALYDGDRYLIEKYSLAVVPSFYNINSSYMSLKKSPVLAMGADSFKELDPLPGVEVEVGAIANLTQGQSFLNETFTVENLKQTRQSQRFPIVHLATHAQFNSGKPKKSSIYLWNDELRLSELDKLNLDNPPLDLLVLSACQTALGSRDAELGFSGLTIASGATSALGSLWSVSDAGTLVLMQNFYQKLQTEPTKAAALRRAQLEMLHGDLQIVNGQVRLASGLSANIQISEKVEAVTTNDLMHPYYWSGFTLVGRPW
- the thiC gene encoding phosphomethylpyrimidine synthase codes for the protein MRADWVAKRQGQGNVSQMHYARKGIITEEMDYVAKRENLPVELIRDEVARGRMIIPANINHTNLEPMAIGIASKCKVNANIGASPNSSDINEELEKMHLAVKYGADTIMDLSTGGGNLDEIRTAIINASPVPIGTVPIYQALESVHGEMSNLTAQDFLHIIEKHAQQGVDYMTIHAGILIEHLPLVKDRITGIVSRGGGILARWMMHHHKQNPLYTHYNDIIEIFKRYDVSFSLGDSLRPGCTHDASDDAQLAELKTLGQLTRRAWEHDVQVMVEGPGHVPMDQIEFNVRKQMEECSEAPFYVLGPLVTDIAPGYDHITSAIGAAMAGWYGTAMLCYVTPKEHLGLPNAEDVRNGLIAYKIAAHAADIARHRPGARDRDDELSAARYNFDWEKQFDLSLDPERAREYHDETLPADIYKTAEFCSMCGPKFCPMQTKVDAEMLTELEKFLASDSAKEELAKA
- a CDS encoding DUF2283 domain-containing protein — protein: MAVVEESLDYLKFVPLLQDLPKRPFLLLYDAEADVLYIDFHNPPISSDDTELTDDDVVIRYGENDEVVGLTVLHAGDRPLPKLA
- a CDS encoding DUF2283 domain-containing protein, translating into MKIRYFQDTNTIYLEFNQNPIEETKDVNENMLVDLDRGGKVYAITIEYTQTPSNLYQIEKRQR